A stretch of Nonomuraea africana DNA encodes these proteins:
- a CDS encoding FtsX-like permease family protein gives MRAGARWIRADLRARRGQAVLTVATIAAIVAALITAATLLEDGTNPWRGLFAQTNGAHLWIHTKDRPQVVALRDIDGVTQAAGPYRTAPVTLLEERRKAPAALRAMPVTPPEVARPAVAEGGWLSPSQPDGAVVERSFARSLGLSLGSAVTVTALSGARHVLYVRGIADSADQGFYPEWTPGLIWVLPEKLDRVEPELGRSEWVTGLRLADPESTQFVSQRVVVMLDEEVQRVYTWREVRAAMELDNRLLGTLLALFGIVGLVAAALALANAAGGRVLSQLRDLATLKSMGFTRGQVAGLLLVEHGALGLLGIALGVLPGWLVTWLVLDRTAVALVPLLAITAGTALVVLVAVGLPAWRGSRTPPIPAAPAAPPRGHLSRLARLALLVRLPPALVLGARDAFTRRVPAFLTTFGLAVPMMMITIGLGVWATLDNFRAHPEQVGQHAQLLVRPVKLTPEQAQRIAQRDQDVRQVYPGADVDALVPGVARSIRVRAIGGSASPYPFPVVEGRMYADRGEAVAGQGLLDLLRAKIGDRVWLSVGGTPLIVRIVGRTVEPDLDGQVLSLGVDSLAAKDVVPPEFWGLALKPGADPAEVRDRLLTASGEGLEIQRVVNPAERLSIIRVVIVALIVVLALIGLANLLTASALGLRDHALDLAVLKAMGLTPRQVMATLVTGTGLLVVLGVVLGTAAGSFVVTSLIDLQGHTSGVGAGIGRRPSALTLTLAVVIAVGAALAVALLPARRAARAHVGTYGFSANQ, from the coding sequence ATGAGAGCCGGAGCCCGATGGATCAGGGCCGACCTGCGGGCCAGGCGCGGCCAGGCCGTCCTCACCGTGGCGACCATCGCCGCGATCGTGGCGGCGCTGATCACCGCCGCCACACTGCTCGAGGACGGCACGAACCCGTGGCGCGGGCTGTTCGCCCAGACCAACGGCGCGCATCTGTGGATCCACACCAAGGACCGGCCGCAGGTGGTCGCGCTCAGGGACATCGACGGGGTCACGCAGGCGGCGGGGCCGTACCGCACGGCGCCCGTGACGCTGCTGGAGGAGCGCAGGAAGGCCCCGGCCGCCCTGCGCGCGATGCCGGTGACGCCGCCCGAGGTGGCGCGGCCCGCGGTGGCGGAGGGCGGCTGGCTGTCCCCCTCGCAGCCGGACGGCGCGGTCGTCGAGCGCTCCTTCGCCAGGTCACTCGGTCTCAGCCTGGGGAGCGCGGTCACCGTGACCGCGCTGAGCGGCGCCCGCCACGTGCTGTACGTGCGCGGCATCGCCGACTCGGCCGACCAGGGCTTCTACCCGGAGTGGACGCCAGGCCTGATCTGGGTGCTGCCGGAGAAGCTCGACAGGGTCGAGCCCGAACTCGGCCGCAGCGAGTGGGTGACGGGGCTGCGCCTGGCCGACCCCGAGTCCACCCAGTTCGTCTCCCAGCGTGTGGTCGTGATGCTCGACGAGGAGGTGCAGCGCGTCTACACCTGGCGCGAGGTGCGAGCCGCGATGGAGCTCGACAACCGGCTGCTCGGCACGCTCCTCGCGCTGTTCGGCATCGTCGGCCTGGTGGCCGCCGCGCTCGCGCTGGCCAACGCGGCCGGCGGGCGGGTGCTCTCCCAGCTGCGCGACCTGGCGACGCTGAAGTCCATGGGCTTCACCCGCGGCCAGGTGGCCGGCCTGCTGCTCGTCGAGCACGGCGCGCTCGGGCTGCTGGGCATCGCCCTCGGCGTCCTGCCCGGGTGGCTGGTGACCTGGCTGGTGCTCGACAGGACCGCCGTCGCCCTGGTGCCGCTGCTGGCCATCACCGCGGGCACCGCGCTGGTGGTGCTGGTGGCCGTCGGGCTGCCCGCCTGGCGCGGCAGCCGCACCCCGCCCATCCCCGCCGCCCCCGCGGCGCCGCCGCGCGGCCACCTGTCCAGGCTGGCCAGGCTGGCCCTGCTCGTACGGCTGCCGCCCGCGCTCGTGCTGGGCGCCCGTGACGCCTTCACCAGGCGGGTGCCCGCCTTCCTGACCACGTTCGGCCTCGCCGTCCCGATGATGATGATCACCATCGGGCTCGGCGTCTGGGCCACGCTCGACAACTTCCGCGCCCATCCCGAGCAGGTGGGCCAGCACGCCCAGCTGCTCGTCCGCCCGGTCAAGCTGACCCCCGAGCAGGCGCAGCGGATCGCCCAGCGCGACCAGGACGTGCGCCAGGTCTACCCGGGCGCGGACGTCGACGCCCTGGTGCCCGGCGTGGCCAGGTCCATCAGGGTGCGCGCGATCGGCGGCTCGGCGTCGCCATACCCCTTCCCCGTGGTCGAGGGCCGGATGTACGCCGACAGAGGCGAGGCCGTCGCGGGGCAGGGGCTGCTCGACCTGCTCAGGGCCAAGATCGGCGACAGGGTGTGGCTGTCGGTCGGCGGCACCCCGCTGATCGTGCGGATCGTCGGCAGGACCGTCGAGCCCGATCTCGACGGGCAGGTGCTCTCGCTCGGCGTCGACAGCCTGGCGGCCAAGGACGTGGTGCCGCCGGAGTTCTGGGGACTGGCGCTGAAACCGGGCGCCGACCCCGCCGAGGTGCGCGACAGGCTGCTGACCGCCTCGGGAGAGGGCCTGGAGATCCAGCGCGTGGTCAACCCCGCCGAACGCCTGTCGATCATCAGGGTGGTCATCGTCGCGCTGATCGTCGTGCTGGCGCTGATCGGCCTGGCCAACCTGCTCACCGCCAGCGCCCTGGGGCTGCGCGACCACGCTCTCGACCTGGCGGTGCTGAAGGCGATGGGGCTGACCCCGCGCCAGGTCATGGCCACGCTCGTCACCGGCACCGGGCTGCTCGTGGTGCTCGGCGTCGTCCTCGGCACCGCGGCGGGTTCCTTCGTCGTGACCAGCCTGATCGACCTGCAGGGCCACACCAGCGGCGTGGGCGCGGGCATCGGCAGGCGCCCCTCGGCGCTGACGCTGACCCTGGCCGTCGTCATAGCCGTGGGCGCGGCCCTCGCGGTCGCGCTGCTTCCAGCGCGCCGTGCGGCCCGCGCCCACGTGGGAACCTACGGCTTCAGCGCGAACCAGTAG
- the treS gene encoding maltose alpha-D-glucosyltransferase, protein MNNPSVSETFVSADPRWYKRAVFYEVLVRGFKDSNGDGTGDLRGLIEKLDYLEWLGVDCLWLLPLYESPLRDGGYDISDYGKILPDFGDLGDFVQLIESAHARGIRIITDLVMNHTSDMHPWFQASRHDPEGPYGDFYVWADEPTGFPDAPIIFIGAEESNWTYDPVRKQYYWHRFFHHQPDLNYDNPAVQDAMLEVLRFWLDLGIDGFRLDAVPYLFEREGTSCSGLAETHAYLKKVRAEVDRLYPDRVLLAEANGWPEDVVEYFGDPTTGGDECHMAFHFPLMPRIYMAVKKETREPISEIMSRTPKLPENAQWGIFLRNHDELTLETVTEEERDYMHAEYAKDPRMRAYLGIRRRLAPLLDNDRDRIELFTALLLSLPGSPVMYYGDEIGMGDNIWLEDRDSVRTPMQWSPDRNAGFSTADPGRLYLPTVMDPIYGFQAVNVEAQQKSQSSLLHFTRNMLQIRRRHPVFGTGAYTEMWSSNPAVLTFTREEGDDLMLCVNNLSKFPQPVELDLRRFQGMTPVEARGGVPFPVIGNLPYLLTLPGHGFYWFALKP, encoded by the coding sequence ATGAACAACCCATCGGTGAGCGAGACCTTCGTCTCGGCCGATCCACGCTGGTACAAGCGGGCGGTGTTCTACGAGGTGCTCGTCCGGGGGTTCAAGGACTCCAACGGCGACGGGACCGGAGACCTGCGTGGTCTCATCGAGAAACTCGACTACCTCGAGTGGCTCGGCGTCGACTGCCTGTGGCTGCTGCCGCTGTACGAGTCTCCGTTGCGTGACGGCGGCTACGACATCTCCGACTACGGGAAGATCCTGCCGGACTTCGGTGATCTCGGCGACTTCGTGCAGCTGATCGAGTCGGCGCACGCCCGTGGCATCCGCATCATCACCGACCTGGTGATGAACCACACCAGCGACATGCACCCGTGGTTCCAGGCCTCGCGGCACGACCCCGAGGGCCCCTACGGCGACTTCTACGTGTGGGCGGACGAGCCGACCGGCTTCCCCGACGCGCCGATCATCTTCATCGGGGCGGAGGAGTCGAACTGGACCTACGACCCGGTGCGCAAGCAGTACTACTGGCACCGCTTCTTCCACCACCAGCCCGACCTGAACTACGACAACCCCGCCGTTCAGGACGCCATGCTGGAGGTCCTGAGGTTCTGGCTGGACCTCGGCATCGACGGGTTCAGGCTCGACGCCGTGCCGTACCTGTTCGAGAGGGAGGGCACCAGCTGCAGCGGACTGGCGGAGACGCACGCCTACCTGAAGAAGGTGCGCGCCGAGGTCGACCGCCTCTACCCCGACAGGGTGCTGCTGGCCGAGGCCAACGGCTGGCCCGAGGACGTCGTGGAGTACTTCGGCGACCCCACCACCGGGGGCGACGAGTGCCACATGGCCTTCCACTTCCCGCTGATGCCGCGCATCTACATGGCGGTCAAGAAGGAGACGCGCGAGCCGATCTCCGAGATCATGTCGCGCACCCCCAAGCTGCCAGAGAACGCGCAGTGGGGCATCTTCCTCCGCAACCACGACGAGCTGACGCTCGAGACGGTGACCGAGGAAGAGCGCGACTACATGCACGCGGAGTACGCCAAGGACCCGCGCATGCGCGCCTACCTCGGCATCAGGCGGCGTCTGGCGCCGCTGCTCGACAACGACCGCGACCGGATCGAGCTGTTCACCGCGCTGCTGCTCAGCCTGCCGGGCTCGCCCGTCATGTACTACGGCGACGAGATCGGCATGGGCGACAACATCTGGCTGGAGGACCGCGACTCGGTCCGCACGCCGATGCAGTGGAGCCCCGACCGCAACGCGGGCTTCTCCACCGCCGACCCCGGCAGGCTCTACCTGCCGACGGTCATGGACCCGATCTACGGCTTCCAGGCGGTCAACGTGGAGGCGCAGCAGAAGAGCCAGTCGTCGCTGCTGCACTTCACCCGCAACATGCTGCAGATCCGCCGCCGCCACCCGGTCTTCGGCACCGGCGCGTACACCGAGATGTGGTCGTCCAATCCCGCCGTTCTCACCTTCACCCGTGAAGAGGGCGACGACCTGATGCTGTGCGTGAACAACCTGTCGAAGTTCCCGCAGCCGGTGGAGCTAGACCTGCGCAGGTTCCAGGGCATGACGCCGGTCGAGGCCAGGGGCGGGGTGCCCTTCCCGGTGATCGGCAACCTCCCCTACCTGCTGACCCTGCCGGGTCACGGCTTCTACTGGTTCGCGCTGAAGCCGTAG
- a CDS encoding asparagine synthetase B family protein yields MQWPAFNVRPYVCGALGRFDTGLLDKLAGSGPKVRPALQTAQAALYSSQPLPPYHRTPTSFAFSWGERRPTEPADWITIAETYETPGLISDGARTVLHAGALGLVDVYYVRAGEAIYFSSLLKPLLELVPVDIDWAAWASIIQVTFPLGDATPYAGISRLPGSSALVHTAGGLATERRLPRWLRQEPYEAWRSADELLDILHAVYDDYAGRPLLVPVSGGYDSRLLCSVAVAKGADVESWTTSPDDGTDTDIAFARAITRELGVRHRVITQDAAAYPDDALEVARRLEFMTPHHAWYAPFAKEVHGSGRVLIDGLAGGPLLKNFMVSGAALEARSQAERSAAVLGSLSLGAPSVPFLSEAAEGWIAEVVREQFEASTSMLHGHRAELPLSVLHTRTVRGIARSAVNLVGPEASFAAPFIHPDFFDAALSVGVARKDKGRFYREVLHAANPRVAALPSTNVVKQPLQRVPLRSTAAPARAYSHAMLAKVAERVPGLLSEGLHEVISAGPDALTRYSGWNDRFWVRGLVLFGAWLTDYENDLADLAPPF; encoded by the coding sequence GTGCAGTGGCCGGCGTTCAATGTGAGGCCGTACGTATGCGGCGCCCTCGGCCGCTTCGACACGGGCCTGCTCGACAAGCTCGCGGGTTCGGGGCCGAAGGTGCGCCCCGCCCTGCAGACCGCGCAGGCGGCGCTCTACAGCTCGCAGCCGCTGCCGCCCTACCACCGCACGCCCACGTCGTTCGCCTTCTCGTGGGGGGAGCGCAGGCCCACGGAGCCGGCCGACTGGATCACGATCGCCGAGACCTACGAGACGCCGGGGCTGATCTCCGACGGCGCCCGCACCGTGCTGCACGCGGGCGCGCTCGGCCTGGTCGACGTCTACTACGTGCGCGCGGGTGAGGCGATCTACTTCTCCTCGCTGCTGAAGCCGCTGCTGGAGCTGGTGCCGGTCGACATCGACTGGGCGGCGTGGGCGTCGATCATCCAGGTCACCTTCCCGCTGGGTGACGCCACGCCGTACGCGGGGATCAGCCGGCTGCCGGGCTCCAGCGCGCTGGTGCACACCGCCGGCGGGCTGGCCACCGAGCGGCGGCTGCCGCGCTGGCTGCGGCAGGAGCCGTACGAGGCCTGGCGCAGCGCCGACGAGCTGCTCGACATCCTGCACGCGGTCTACGACGACTACGCGGGGCGTCCGCTGCTGGTGCCGGTCAGCGGCGGCTACGACTCGCGGCTGCTGTGCTCGGTCGCGGTGGCGAAGGGCGCCGACGTGGAGTCGTGGACGACCAGTCCCGACGACGGCACCGACACCGACATCGCCTTCGCCCGCGCGATCACCCGCGAGCTGGGCGTACGGCACCGCGTGATCACCCAGGACGCCGCCGCCTACCCCGACGACGCGCTGGAGGTGGCGCGGCGCCTCGAGTTCATGACGCCGCACCACGCCTGGTACGCGCCCTTCGCCAAGGAGGTGCACGGCTCGGGCCGCGTCCTGATCGACGGCCTGGCCGGCGGCCCGCTGCTGAAGAACTTCATGGTCAGCGGGGCGGCGCTGGAGGCCAGGTCGCAGGCCGAGCGGTCGGCCGCGGTGCTCGGCTCGCTCTCGCTCGGCGCGCCGTCCGTGCCGTTCCTGTCGGAGGCGGCCGAGGGCTGGATCGCCGAGGTCGTGCGCGAGCAGTTCGAAGCCTCCACCTCGATGCTCCATGGGCACCGGGCCGAGTTGCCGCTGTCGGTACTGCACACCCGCACCGTGCGGGGCATCGCCCGCTCGGCGGTCAACCTCGTGGGCCCCGAGGCCTCCTTCGCCGCGCCGTTCATCCATCCCGACTTCTTCGACGCGGCGCTGTCGGTCGGGGTGGCCCGCAAGGACAAGGGGCGCTTCTACCGGGAGGTCCTGCACGCCGCCAACCCGCGCGTGGCGGCGCTGCCGTCCACGAACGTGGTCAAGCAGCCGCTGCAGAGGGTGCCGCTGCGGTCGACCGCCGCGCCCGCACGTGCCTACTCCCACGCGATGCTGGCCAAGGTCGCCGAGCGGGTGCCAGGGCTGCTGTCGGAGGGCCTGCACGAGGTGATCTCGGCCGGGCCCGACGCGCTGACCAGGTACAGCGGGTGGAACGACCGGTTCTGGGTGCGGGGGCTCGTGCTGTTCGGCGCCTGGCTGACCGACTACGAGAACGACCTCGCCGACCTGGCCCCACCGTTCTGA